From the Gadus chalcogrammus isolate NIFS_2021 chromosome 18, NIFS_Gcha_1.0, whole genome shotgun sequence genome, the window ATAGTAACATGACAGAGTCACATGACATAGTAACATGATGGAGTTACATGACATAGTAACATGACGGAGTCACATGACATAGTAACATGACGGAGTTACATGACATAGTAACGTGACGGAGTCACATGACATAGTAACATGACGGAGTCACATGACATAGTAACGTGACGGAGTCACATGACATAGTAGCATGACGGAGTCACATGACATAGTAACATGACGGAGTCACATGACATAGTAACGTGACGGAGTCACATGACATAGTAACATGACGGTGACATGACATGAGGACCCGTTAGAGAGCAAGTTCACCTCTCCTCTCACTTGATCTCATGCTCATGCTCCATCCACTCATTTTCACCCTTCTTTTCTCCATCctgcaccccctccaccccctccaccccctccaccccctccaccccccagtcCTACCAGAGCCCCATCTTCactttcagccaatcagacgtCACTTCCAGCTCCATCTCGGCCAATCCCGTCACAAAGGAGTCCAAGCCAGGAAGTGGCGCTCCGCCTCGCCCCCCCCGGCCTCACGAACgccatctccaccccccccacagccccaagacccaccccctcccccccaagacCCCCTGCAGCCGGCTGCACCCCAACAAGTCCctccccctgcaccccccctgctccccctccccctcgcccctgcactcccccctccctcgtttcttcttcttcccctcctcttcctccatcctcaAGTCGGTGACTAAGGGCCTGtgtcccccctctgcccccccctcgcAGGTGACCCCCCAGGGCtcgcccctccccacccccctgggcaccccccagcaccacccccacccccaccacccctcctcctccaaccccccctcctcctcctcctcctcctcctcctcgcgggCAGAAGGGGGCGGGGGCGTGGGCTCGCTGTCCCTGACCCCGCCCAGCAGccccggggggggcggcggcctggCTGCCAGTAGCTCCGCCCACTGGAGGACACGCCTCAACTCCTTCAAGAACAACCTGCTGGGATCGCCGCGCTTCCACCGCCGCAAGATGCAGGGTGAGGCTCCTGATTGGTCCTcctcggggggagggggaaacgggctTTCTGATTGGCTACGAGTGTGTTGGGGGCGGGTTACGTCATTATAATATGATGTTTGTATGCAAACATGTTTAATACACAATATGTTTATTGTCTATTAAACATgcactatttatatatttgtataccgGTATAAAGTATTAATATTGCCGTCTAACATGTCAACCCACATTTTTTAGTTCCAACATCGGAGGATATGTCCAGTCTGACACCAGAGTCCAGCCCAGagtaagaaacacacacacacacacacacacacacacacacgcgcacgcacgcacacacacacacacacacacacacacacacacacacacacacacacacacacacacacacacacacacacacacacacacacacacacacacacacacacacacacccgtatctgtgtgtatagatgtatgtaaatgtatgtgtgtactatggaagtatatgtatgtgtgtcgtATGCATCTAACACAATATTGTGTGTTTAGACTGGCTAAGCGGTCATGGTTCGGGAACTTCATCAGTTTGGAGAAAGAGGAGCAGATGTTTGTGGTGATCAGAGACAAACCACTGAGCTCCGTCAAGGCTGACATCGTCCACGCCTTCCTGTCTGTAAGTTATACCTTCCTGTCTGTAGATCATACCTTTCTGTCTGTAAGTTATACCTTCCTGTCTGTAGATCACACCTTTCTGTCTGTAAGTTTAACCTTCcttgttgtttgtggattttacaGTGAGGCATTTCTTTGTGCAGAAAGCGATATAATTCTTTCATATGGTTTAtatttatacaataaacactaaAGTGATGATAGGACTATGATGTTTGTCCATGTATCCACAGTAAATTAAGAAGCgggaaagtaaagtaataagtagtggttacttttaaggtgcagtaactagtaaagtaatctcattacaatttacagaagtaactagtaataagtaactaattactttttttgatTAACTAACCCAACACTGTCTGTAGGTTAGACCTTCCTGTCTGTAGGTTAGACCTTCCTGTCTGTAGGTTAGACCTTCCTGTCTGTAGGATACACCTTCCTGTCTGTAGGTTAGACCTACCTGTCTGTAAGTTACACATCCCTGTCTAAGTTAGACCTTCCTGTCTCTAAATTAAACATTCCTGTCTATAGGTAAGTCTTTAAGTAAGACCTGTAATTTAGACCGTCCTTTCTGAACGTAAATCACGTTAAACTGTACAGGGGAATACCAGTAGGACCTGTAAACCTAGGACTGCTGACCTCAGAGAACCCAACTAGACCAGTACGACTACTTAGACTAATAAGACAAGGGTTGAACTAAAGTAACCTGAATGTGATTTTCTAATGCATCATGGAAAGCAAAGCACTAGGAACATCCGTCGAGTTCTGCACCTT encodes:
- the LOC130371719 gene encoding serine/threonine-protein kinase BRSK1-like, which gives rise to MTSYQSPIFTFSQSDVTSSSISANPVTKESKPGSGAPPRPPRPHERHLHPPHSPKTHPLPPKTPCSRLHPNKSLPLHPPCSPSPSPLHSPLPRFFFFPSSSSILKSVTKGLCPPSAPPSQVTPQGSPLPTPLGTPQHHPHPHHPSSSNPPSSSSSSSSSRAEGGGGVGSLSLTPPSSPGGGGGLAASSSAHWRTRLNSFKNNLLGSPRFHRRKMQVPTSEDMSSLTPESSPELAKRSWFGNFISLEKEEQMFVVIRDKPLSSVKADIVHAFLSIPALSHSVLSQTCFRAEYKSSGGPAVFQKPVKFQVDITFSEGERERERERGEREGRRDSGIYSVTFTLISGPSRRFKRIVETIQAQLLSYHDQPMVHTLSDEKNGRPHGTPTRQNSRRSEGGGDRCDWGDRGEGGVIGGSGGVLQRRGSAKERTRLLSSNGTQSQP